One genomic segment of Echeneis naucrates chromosome 18, fEcheNa1.1, whole genome shotgun sequence includes these proteins:
- the LOC115058899 gene encoding transcriptional-regulating factor 1-like isoform X1 gives MNNRGRTYVKRKLSTKDWLSSQIQETFMDDHSSPQPFPNLQPHRHRSAFHLSMPTCQSPDASYPPVLDSLEQYGTRGEQSILTFPTSSTSSRGRRGSSGGNKDFHNTCANTLDGNANLGDHLDADSRLASYFTDPWYVGDKKDDVWEDGEHCQTIAEDFISKADCYSNENDVFYPMNCGTEDGHRRRLRTNYNSYAQVSCEAKSQPVYNREADVSRFTKQTSSHSRCAAGSFSDSSVDYCRTDSRVSDSYLGREEDYGSSCGSGEDHLPAAEVDGPWLSVSPSGQTGEGRWRGAEDTVSVAPGCQPLRSPTTINSGTYTQKLDSFSEAFLSQRKRTFPMISGGESSAQMWDFGGGRVENSGSVKSRHSCAFDSESYLPSSSSSSSAHPSLPSFPSPPTSSHFMSSVLSPPPTPLPPPSHSPSKMDSPKATGGTGHSVSQEGEPLGALQFFTSRLQSLPSAMLWKFSVLPHSFPHSLGDPSSNEGTLTSSHGADYGNINAPHDVHQSPELSLLTFPSHHSSRQPPPRPLCPVKSPPLHPSLHLSSSPSHSSAEKMAAYSRSHKVMNEPATVNQLQPEASPVYTGTPFSSVLHSSRVQKRDHYIPRPLLNPVRKGTGLYSSLSPLNHREDGTCRAEEEDGGVLQHVNVGPDFQAELPSCFIDGKESAVPREELLWKPLEELDQSANLQHKVEKLLSMCSSSCLPGGGSNTELALHCLHYCQGNTMATLEILLFSKPSPTGDYHYSGSDIWTATEKSLFSTALGIYGKDFSLIQKMVSTKTVSQCVEFYYLSKKLQDKKKKQKEEEYRDGELEQQKSTTPVCQPMEKQYGLAEAVPLPSLASFFPCKLCGKMFYKIKSRNAHMKIHRQPQEDWADRRLQHHLLTQRLALSHSTNLLPTSGTNVLPPQTPALTFPCAGLAGTPGSNCTVDNVLSSVTNSNTIAPSNASVRVPSNALTYGNTAASNSHVIPNTDTSDSNQRQPTSIIPFHQSWGSFGPGSNPAAFYCNTEGKGDTRTVGGKDPTNWQ, from the exons ATGAACAACAGGGGACGAACATATGTGAAAAGGAAATTAAGCACCAAAGACTG GCTGTCTAGCCAAATCCAGGAAACATTCATGGATGACCATTCATCTCCCCAACCGTTCCCTAACCTCCAGCCCCATCGCCACCGCTCGGCCTTTCACCTCAGCATGCCCACCTGTCAGAGCCCAGACGCGTCGTACCCACCAGTCTTGGACTCCCTGGAGCAGTATGGAACCAGAGGGGAACAATCTATTTTGACTTTTCCAACGTCAAGTACTTCTTCTCGGGGTAGAAGGGGGAGCAGTGGGGGTAACAAAGACTTCCACAACACATGTGCTAACACTTTGGATGGCAATGCTAACTTAGGAGACCATCTTGATGCAGATAGCAGGTTAGCAAGCTATTTTACTGACCCCTGGTATGTTGGTGACAAAAAAGACGATGTTTGGGAAGACGGCGAGCATTGCCAAACCATTGCAGAGGATTTTATTAGTAAAGCTGATTGCTACAGTAACGAAAATGATGTTTTTTACCCAATGAATTGTGGAACTGAAGATGGACATAGACGTAGGCTCAGAACAAATTATAATAGTTATGCCCAGGTTAGCTGTGAAGCTAAAAGTCAACCAGTTTACAACAGGGAAGCTGATGTTAGCCGCTTTACGAAACAAACCTCTTCCCACAGCAGATGTGCAGCAGGAAGCTTCAGTGACAGCAGCGTCGATTATTGTAGGACAGACTCACGAGTGAGCGACAGTTATCTGGGAAGGGAGGAAGACTACGGGTCCAGTTGTGGCTCAGGTGAAGACCACCTTCCTGCAGCAGAGGTTGATGGACCCTGGCTCAGCGTCTCCCCCTCAGGTCAGACTGGAgaggggaggtggagaggagcaGAAGACACCGTTAGTGTGGCCCCGGGGTGCCAGCCACTGAGGTCACCTACCACCATCAACAGTGGGACATACACTCAGAAACTAGATTCCTTTTCTGAGGCTTTCCTCTCTCAGCGAAAGAGGACATTTCCCATGATTTCTGGTGGGGAATCCTCTGCACAGATGTGGGACTTTGGAGGAGGGAGAGTTGAAAACTCTGGATCGGTGAAATCAAGGCACAGCTGTGCTTTTGATTCAGAGTCCTACctgccttcctcctcttcctcttcatcagctCACCCCTCTCTTCCGtccttcccctctcctcccacGTCGTCTCACTTCATGTCTTCAGTTCTTAGTCCTCCTCCCACACCTCtacctcctccttctcactcGCCTTCTAAAATGGACTCTCCCAAAGCAACTGGAGGAACTGGACACTCAGTTTCCCAGGAAGGCGAGCCGCTTGGTGCACTCCAGTTTTTCACTTCCAGACTTCAATCACTCCCATCTGCGATGCTATGGAAGTTTTCAGTGCTGCCACACAGCTTTCCACACTCGTTGGGTGACCCCAGCAGTAACGAGGGCACCCTAACATCTTCCCATGGTGCTGACTATGGCAACATCAACG CCCCACATGATGTCCATCAGTCTCCTGAGCTGTCATTACTCACCTTTCCATCCCATCATTCATCCCGCCAACCACCACCCAGACCTCTGTGTCCAGTGAAAAGTCCacctctccatccctccctccatctttcctcttctccatcccACTCTTCAGCAGAAAAGATGGCTGCTTACTCTAGGAGCCATAAAGTAATGAATGAACCAGCAACTGTGAACCAGTTACAG CCAGAAGCCTCCCCAGTCTACACCGGAACTCCGTTTTCCAGTGTCCTTCACTCCAGCAGGGTTCAGAAAAGGGACCATTACATTCCCCGACCCCTTCTCAACCCGGTCCGCAAGGGGACAGGGCTGTACTCCTCCCTGTCACCTCTCAATCACAGAGAGGATGGAACATGCagggcagaggaagaggacggtGGTGTGTTACA gCATGTCAATGTAGGTCCTGATTTCCAGGCAGAGCTTCCTTCGTGCTTCATTGATGGCAAAGAGTCAGCTGTCCCCAGGGAAGAGTTACTCTGGAAACCTTTGGAGGAGCTGGATCAAAGTGCTAACTTACAACACAAAG tggAGAAGCTGTTGTCCATGTGTAGTTCGAGCTGTCTGCCAGGAGGAGGCAGTAATACGGAGCTGGCTCTGCACTGTCTTCACTACTGCCAGGGGAACACAATG GCCACTCTGGAGATTCTGCTGTTTTCAAAGCCTTCACCAACAGGAGATTATCACTACTCTG GTAGTGATATTTGGACAGCCACTGAAAAGAGTCTTTTCAGCACAGCTCTGGGGATTTACGGAAAAGACTTTTCCCTGATACAGAAAATG GTAAGCACTAAGACAGTGAGCCAGTGTGTTGAATTTTATTACCTGAGCAAGAAGCTCcaggacaagaagaagaaacagaaggaggaagagTACAGAGATGGAGAACTGGAGCAACAAAAAAGT acAACGCCTGTCTGCCAGCCAATGGAAAAGCAGTATGGACTGGCGGAGGCGGTTCCTCTGCCCTCATTAGCCAGCTTCTTCCCCTGCAAGCTCTGTGGCAA aatGTTCTATAAAATCAAGTCTCGTAACGCTCACATGAAAATCCACCGCCAGCCTCAGGAGGATTGGGCAGACAGACGGCTTCAGCACCATCTCCTCACCCAGCGTCTGGCCCTCAGTCATTCCACTAACCTCCTGCCCACCTCAGGCACTAATGTGCTCCCACCCCAGACTCCAGCTCTGACCTTTCCTTGCGCTGGCCTTGCTGGAACACCAGGCAGCAATTGCACTGTAGACAATGTCCTCAGCTCAGTAACCAATAGCAACACCATCGCACCCAGCAACGCCAGTGTCCGGGTTCCCAGCAATGCCCTGACATATGGCAACACTGCTGCTTCAAACTCTCATGTAATCCCAAACACTGATACTAGTGACTCAAATCAGAGACAGCCCACCAGCATCATACCATTCCACCAGTCATGGGGCTCATTTGGACCTGGCTCCAACCCTGCTGCCTTCTACTGCAACACAGAAGGGAAAGGTGATACCAGGACAGTTGGGGGAAAAGATCCAACCAATTGGCAGTAG
- the LOC115058899 gene encoding transcriptional-regulating factor 1-like isoform X2, with translation MDDHSSPQPFPNLQPHRHRSAFHLSMPTCQSPDASYPPVLDSLEQYGTRGEQSILTFPTSSTSSRGRRGSSGGNKDFHNTCANTLDGNANLGDHLDADSRLASYFTDPWYVGDKKDDVWEDGEHCQTIAEDFISKADCYSNENDVFYPMNCGTEDGHRRRLRTNYNSYAQVSCEAKSQPVYNREADVSRFTKQTSSHSRCAAGSFSDSSVDYCRTDSRVSDSYLGREEDYGSSCGSGEDHLPAAEVDGPWLSVSPSGQTGEGRWRGAEDTVSVAPGCQPLRSPTTINSGTYTQKLDSFSEAFLSQRKRTFPMISGGESSAQMWDFGGGRVENSGSVKSRHSCAFDSESYLPSSSSSSSAHPSLPSFPSPPTSSHFMSSVLSPPPTPLPPPSHSPSKMDSPKATGGTGHSVSQEGEPLGALQFFTSRLQSLPSAMLWKFSVLPHSFPHSLGDPSSNEGTLTSSHGADYGNINAPHDVHQSPELSLLTFPSHHSSRQPPPRPLCPVKSPPLHPSLHLSSSPSHSSAEKMAAYSRSHKVMNEPATVNQLQPEASPVYTGTPFSSVLHSSRVQKRDHYIPRPLLNPVRKGTGLYSSLSPLNHREDGTCRAEEEDGGVLQHVNVGPDFQAELPSCFIDGKESAVPREELLWKPLEELDQSANLQHKVEKLLSMCSSSCLPGGGSNTELALHCLHYCQGNTMATLEILLFSKPSPTGDYHYSGSDIWTATEKSLFSTALGIYGKDFSLIQKMVSTKTVSQCVEFYYLSKKLQDKKKKQKEEEYRDGELEQQKSTTPVCQPMEKQYGLAEAVPLPSLASFFPCKLCGKMFYKIKSRNAHMKIHRQPQEDWADRRLQHHLLTQRLALSHSTNLLPTSGTNVLPPQTPALTFPCAGLAGTPGSNCTVDNVLSSVTNSNTIAPSNASVRVPSNALTYGNTAASNSHVIPNTDTSDSNQRQPTSIIPFHQSWGSFGPGSNPAAFYCNTEGKGDTRTVGGKDPTNWQ, from the exons ATGGATGACCATTCATCTCCCCAACCGTTCCCTAACCTCCAGCCCCATCGCCACCGCTCGGCCTTTCACCTCAGCATGCCCACCTGTCAGAGCCCAGACGCGTCGTACCCACCAGTCTTGGACTCCCTGGAGCAGTATGGAACCAGAGGGGAACAATCTATTTTGACTTTTCCAACGTCAAGTACTTCTTCTCGGGGTAGAAGGGGGAGCAGTGGGGGTAACAAAGACTTCCACAACACATGTGCTAACACTTTGGATGGCAATGCTAACTTAGGAGACCATCTTGATGCAGATAGCAGGTTAGCAAGCTATTTTACTGACCCCTGGTATGTTGGTGACAAAAAAGACGATGTTTGGGAAGACGGCGAGCATTGCCAAACCATTGCAGAGGATTTTATTAGTAAAGCTGATTGCTACAGTAACGAAAATGATGTTTTTTACCCAATGAATTGTGGAACTGAAGATGGACATAGACGTAGGCTCAGAACAAATTATAATAGTTATGCCCAGGTTAGCTGTGAAGCTAAAAGTCAACCAGTTTACAACAGGGAAGCTGATGTTAGCCGCTTTACGAAACAAACCTCTTCCCACAGCAGATGTGCAGCAGGAAGCTTCAGTGACAGCAGCGTCGATTATTGTAGGACAGACTCACGAGTGAGCGACAGTTATCTGGGAAGGGAGGAAGACTACGGGTCCAGTTGTGGCTCAGGTGAAGACCACCTTCCTGCAGCAGAGGTTGATGGACCCTGGCTCAGCGTCTCCCCCTCAGGTCAGACTGGAgaggggaggtggagaggagcaGAAGACACCGTTAGTGTGGCCCCGGGGTGCCAGCCACTGAGGTCACCTACCACCATCAACAGTGGGACATACACTCAGAAACTAGATTCCTTTTCTGAGGCTTTCCTCTCTCAGCGAAAGAGGACATTTCCCATGATTTCTGGTGGGGAATCCTCTGCACAGATGTGGGACTTTGGAGGAGGGAGAGTTGAAAACTCTGGATCGGTGAAATCAAGGCACAGCTGTGCTTTTGATTCAGAGTCCTACctgccttcctcctcttcctcttcatcagctCACCCCTCTCTTCCGtccttcccctctcctcccacGTCGTCTCACTTCATGTCTTCAGTTCTTAGTCCTCCTCCCACACCTCtacctcctccttctcactcGCCTTCTAAAATGGACTCTCCCAAAGCAACTGGAGGAACTGGACACTCAGTTTCCCAGGAAGGCGAGCCGCTTGGTGCACTCCAGTTTTTCACTTCCAGACTTCAATCACTCCCATCTGCGATGCTATGGAAGTTTTCAGTGCTGCCACACAGCTTTCCACACTCGTTGGGTGACCCCAGCAGTAACGAGGGCACCCTAACATCTTCCCATGGTGCTGACTATGGCAACATCAACG CCCCACATGATGTCCATCAGTCTCCTGAGCTGTCATTACTCACCTTTCCATCCCATCATTCATCCCGCCAACCACCACCCAGACCTCTGTGTCCAGTGAAAAGTCCacctctccatccctccctccatctttcctcttctccatcccACTCTTCAGCAGAAAAGATGGCTGCTTACTCTAGGAGCCATAAAGTAATGAATGAACCAGCAACTGTGAACCAGTTACAG CCAGAAGCCTCCCCAGTCTACACCGGAACTCCGTTTTCCAGTGTCCTTCACTCCAGCAGGGTTCAGAAAAGGGACCATTACATTCCCCGACCCCTTCTCAACCCGGTCCGCAAGGGGACAGGGCTGTACTCCTCCCTGTCACCTCTCAATCACAGAGAGGATGGAACATGCagggcagaggaagaggacggtGGTGTGTTACA gCATGTCAATGTAGGTCCTGATTTCCAGGCAGAGCTTCCTTCGTGCTTCATTGATGGCAAAGAGTCAGCTGTCCCCAGGGAAGAGTTACTCTGGAAACCTTTGGAGGAGCTGGATCAAAGTGCTAACTTACAACACAAAG tggAGAAGCTGTTGTCCATGTGTAGTTCGAGCTGTCTGCCAGGAGGAGGCAGTAATACGGAGCTGGCTCTGCACTGTCTTCACTACTGCCAGGGGAACACAATG GCCACTCTGGAGATTCTGCTGTTTTCAAAGCCTTCACCAACAGGAGATTATCACTACTCTG GTAGTGATATTTGGACAGCCACTGAAAAGAGTCTTTTCAGCACAGCTCTGGGGATTTACGGAAAAGACTTTTCCCTGATACAGAAAATG GTAAGCACTAAGACAGTGAGCCAGTGTGTTGAATTTTATTACCTGAGCAAGAAGCTCcaggacaagaagaagaaacagaaggaggaagagTACAGAGATGGAGAACTGGAGCAACAAAAAAGT acAACGCCTGTCTGCCAGCCAATGGAAAAGCAGTATGGACTGGCGGAGGCGGTTCCTCTGCCCTCATTAGCCAGCTTCTTCCCCTGCAAGCTCTGTGGCAA aatGTTCTATAAAATCAAGTCTCGTAACGCTCACATGAAAATCCACCGCCAGCCTCAGGAGGATTGGGCAGACAGACGGCTTCAGCACCATCTCCTCACCCAGCGTCTGGCCCTCAGTCATTCCACTAACCTCCTGCCCACCTCAGGCACTAATGTGCTCCCACCCCAGACTCCAGCTCTGACCTTTCCTTGCGCTGGCCTTGCTGGAACACCAGGCAGCAATTGCACTGTAGACAATGTCCTCAGCTCAGTAACCAATAGCAACACCATCGCACCCAGCAACGCCAGTGTCCGGGTTCCCAGCAATGCCCTGACATATGGCAACACTGCTGCTTCAAACTCTCATGTAATCCCAAACACTGATACTAGTGACTCAAATCAGAGACAGCCCACCAGCATCATACCATTCCACCAGTCATGGGGCTCATTTGGACCTGGCTCCAACCCTGCTGCCTTCTACTGCAACACAGAAGGGAAAGGTGATACCAGGACAGTTGGGGGAAAAGATCCAACCAATTGGCAGTAG